One region of Aminobacterium colombiense DSM 12261 genomic DNA includes:
- a CDS encoding SulP family inorganic anion transporter: protein MSELHHFVSIFKGPKSDAFVLVLTFALTVLVDLTVAVQVGVVMASLLFIWRMSEITDVSMITKEVRGEEDFGDDPNAIALRKVPVGVEVFEVNGPFFFGMVNEFKNALRNLEKPVPVLIIRTRKVSAIDATAIHVLRELYHRCQKEKTQLIFSGVQPQPRRAFRRSGFIEEVGAENFCEDIDEALMRARAVLGLAKGY, encoded by the coding sequence ATGAGCGAACTTCATCACTTTGTTTCAATTTTTAAAGGTCCGAAAAGTGATGCTTTTGTCTTGGTTCTGACCTTTGCCCTTACAGTTCTTGTTGACCTGACAGTGGCTGTTCAGGTTGGGGTAGTTATGGCTTCTCTTCTTTTTATCTGGAGAATGTCGGAGATTACCGATGTGAGCATGATTACCAAAGAAGTACGAGGAGAAGAGGATTTTGGAGATGATCCCAATGCCATAGCTTTAAGAAAAGTGCCGGTTGGAGTAGAGGTCTTTGAAGTGAACGGCCCCTTCTTCTTTGGCATGGTTAATGAATTCAAAAATGCCCTGCGCAATCTGGAAAAACCGGTTCCTGTACTTATTATTCGAACAAGAAAGGTTTCAGCAATAGATGCGACAGCTATTCATGTTTTACGAGAGCTTTATCATAGATGCCAGAAAGAAAAAACGCAGCTTATTTTTTCAGGAGTTCAGCCGCAGCCTAGAAGGGCCTTCAGACGATCAGGCTTTATAGAAGAGGTAGGGGCAGAAAATTTTTGCGAGGATATTGATGAGGCCTTAATGCGGGCCCGAGCAGTGCTGGGTCTCGCAAAGGGGTATTAG
- a CDS encoding 2-oxoacid:acceptor oxidoreductase family protein — protein MPQAIEIRWHGRGGQGAKSGSAILSEVLFGAGKFVQSFPEYGAERQGAPMKAYNRVSDQPIRKRCGVQNPNVVAVIDPTLLDAARPTEGCDNNTIYLINTPMSPADIKKKLGLPDAVKVITIDATKITLEEFGQNRPNAPMLGTFAHIFTEVPIQAFVEHFAHKMAKLPEKVLSANLRAIRRGYEEVQIG, from the coding sequence ATGCCTCAGGCCATTGAGATCAGGTGGCATGGACGAGGAGGCCAGGGAGCCAAGTCTGGCTCAGCCATACTCTCCGAGGTGTTGTTCGGGGCCGGGAAATTTGTGCAGTCCTTTCCCGAGTACGGGGCGGAACGCCAGGGAGCACCCATGAAAGCTTATAACCGGGTGTCTGACCAGCCTATCCGCAAACGCTGCGGTGTACAGAATCCTAACGTGGTAGCAGTCATAGACCCAACATTGCTCGATGCTGCCCGCCCAACCGAAGGATGTGATAATAACACAATCTACCTTATCAACACCCCCATGTCTCCAGCTGATATTAAGAAGAAACTCGGCCTTCCAGATGCAGTCAAGGTTATCACTATCGATGCAACCAAGATCACCCTGGAGGAGTTTGGTCAAAACCGCCCCAACGCTCCTATGCTTGGAACCTTTGCTCATATCTTTACAGAGGTTCCCATTCAAGCATTCGTTGAACACTTCGCGCACAAAATGGCTAAATTGCCTGAAAAGGTACTATCCGCCAATCTCCGAGCCATCCGGAGGGGCTATGAGGAGGTACAGATCGGATGA
- a CDS encoding 4Fe-4S binding protein has product MSGCKNWKEMKDVGKPKKWQDVPMGGIAYGASAENVETGQWRSIRPVWNEDECISCMLCWVQCPDRSITTDENGKVTGVDYFYCKGCGICAQVCPKKAIEMRPEAEFA; this is encoded by the coding sequence ATGAGCGGCTGCAAGAATTGGAAAGAGATGAAGGATGTAGGCAAACCCAAAAAATGGCAGGATGTTCCCATGGGAGGAATTGCTTACGGAGCTTCGGCCGAAAACGTTGAAACTGGCCAATGGAGAAGCATTCGTCCCGTATGGAATGAAGATGAGTGTATATCATGCATGCTTTGCTGGGTTCAGTGCCCGGACCGTTCCATTACAACCGATGAAAATGGAAAAGTAACGGGTGTCGACTACTTCTACTGTAAGGGCTGCGGAATTTGCGCCCAGGTGTGCCCCAAAAAGGCCATAGAGATGCGGCCTGAGGCCGAGTTTGCGTAG
- the porA gene encoding 2-ketoisovalerate ferredoxin oxidoreductase subunit alpha produces the protein MPRKEITSGNWAFAEAMRQINPDVVAAYPITPSTDIIMKFAEFVANGEVDTNFVTVESEHSAITACVTASAAGARVMTASSANGVALMHEIFPIAGCFRTPIVFGLVNRSVGAPINIHCDHSDSMAQRDYGWIHLYCEDAQEVYDSAFMAIRLSENNDVLTPVFVCQDGFITSHGFEPVEYLDDETVKKFIGERTPINPLLDIENPVTYGSFAMSEYYFEIKRQQIEANKKALELYDGIAKEYEAISGRYYPMIDCYKTDDADYVIVVMSSASGAVKDVVDEMREKGHKVGCLRIRMFRPFPTEAIAAALKGKKAVAVLDRSLSLGGTAPLAAEVRSALYAAGELIPTNSCIYGLGGRDFFPQYAENIFMDLINGNISPEEHYIGLLE, from the coding sequence ATGCCTCGTAAAGAAATTACATCAGGAAACTGGGCTTTTGCTGAAGCAATGCGCCAGATAAATCCGGACGTCGTTGCGGCATATCCCATCACGCCTTCAACAGATATCATCATGAAATTCGCAGAATTTGTAGCCAACGGCGAGGTCGACACAAACTTTGTTACAGTAGAAAGTGAGCACTCTGCCATCACTGCCTGTGTAACGGCCTCAGCTGCGGGAGCTCGTGTCATGACAGCTTCAAGCGCAAATGGCGTAGCGCTCATGCACGAAATATTCCCTATTGCGGGTTGCTTCAGAACCCCCATAGTCTTTGGGCTAGTGAACAGAAGCGTAGGAGCCCCCATAAATATCCACTGCGACCACAGCGATAGCATGGCCCAACGGGATTATGGGTGGATACACCTATACTGCGAAGATGCTCAGGAAGTATACGATTCAGCCTTTATGGCCATACGGCTCAGTGAGAACAATGATGTTCTTACTCCCGTATTTGTCTGCCAGGACGGCTTTATTACCAGCCATGGTTTCGAACCTGTGGAGTACCTGGACGATGAAACTGTAAAGAAATTCATTGGAGAACGGACCCCCATAAACCCATTGCTTGATATTGAAAATCCAGTAACATACGGATCCTTTGCCATGTCCGAGTATTATTTTGAGATCAAGCGTCAGCAGATCGAAGCAAACAAAAAAGCCCTTGAGCTTTATGACGGAATTGCAAAGGAATATGAAGCCATATCTGGCCGCTACTACCCCATGATCGACTGCTACAAAACCGATGATGCCGATTACGTAATTGTTGTCATGTCCTCTGCATCAGGAGCAGTGAAAGATGTGGTAGATGAAATGAGGGAAAAGGGACACAAGGTAGGGTGCCTTCGTATTCGCATGTTCCGCCCCTTCCCCACTGAAGCAATAGCTGCTGCCCTTAAGGGTAAAAAAGCGGTTGCTGTTCTTGACAGAAGCCTGAGCTTAGGCGGAACCGCGCCACTTGCGGCAGAGGTCAGAAGCGCCCTCTACGCTGCCGGAGAATTAATCCCCACCAACAGCTGCATATATGGCCTTGGCGGAAGGGATTTCTTCCCACAGTATGCTGAGAATATCTTTATGGACCTCATAAATGGCAACATTTCGCCCGAAGAGCACTACATCGGCCTTCTAGAATAG
- a CDS encoding thiamine pyrophosphate-dependent enzyme, which yields MSIRIKDVVHKKSPMTQGHRMCPGCGAPTAVHQGLMGVDFPLVVVNATGCLEVSTTVYPFSAWRVPWIHTAFENAGAGVSGVEAAYQALKKRGKIDKEIKFVAFGGDGGTYDIGLQSLSGALERGHDFTYICYNNQGYMNTGAQRSSATPRGANATTSPAGSVIPGKLQKPKDLTSIAAAHHVPYVAQTTLFNHMDVAAKVKRAIETPGPAFVNILVPCVLFWRIDPALQGDICKKAADTRFWPIYEVIDGEWKLSYKPKKRVPVEEFLKPQGRYSHLFKGEKSKALLEQAQADIEKDWEYILDRCKETWEPQD from the coding sequence ATGAGTATAAGAATAAAAGATGTTGTTCATAAAAAAAGCCCTATGACACAGGGACACCGCATGTGCCCTGGTTGCGGAGCCCCTACGGCTGTACACCAGGGACTCATGGGAGTAGATTTCCCCCTCGTAGTGGTTAACGCTACTGGATGCCTTGAGGTTTCTACAACTGTGTACCCCTTTAGCGCCTGGCGCGTGCCATGGATTCACACGGCTTTTGAAAATGCCGGAGCTGGAGTTTCTGGCGTAGAAGCAGCCTATCAGGCTCTGAAGAAGAGAGGGAAAATAGACAAAGAGATCAAGTTCGTCGCTTTTGGCGGCGATGGCGGAACCTACGATATTGGACTTCAGTCCCTTTCAGGTGCCCTCGAAAGAGGTCATGACTTTACCTACATTTGCTACAACAACCAGGGGTATATGAACACTGGAGCCCAGCGAAGCAGCGCCACGCCTCGAGGAGCCAATGCCACCACTTCTCCAGCAGGCAGCGTCATTCCCGGCAAACTGCAAAAGCCCAAAGATCTTACAAGCATCGCAGCGGCCCACCATGTCCCTTACGTGGCTCAGACAACGTTGTTCAATCACATGGATGTAGCCGCCAAGGTTAAGAGGGCTATTGAAACTCCAGGACCAGCTTTTGTAAATATTCTTGTTCCATGTGTTCTTTTCTGGAGAATCGATCCCGCCCTTCAGGGAGATATCTGCAAAAAAGCCGCTGATACTCGTTTCTGGCCCATTTATGAGGTTATTGACGGAGAATGGAAACTCTCATACAAGCCTAAAAAACGGGTACCTGTAGAGGAATTCCTGAAACCTCAGGGACGATATTCCCACCTCTTTAAAGGTGAGAAGTCCAAAGCCCTTCTAGAACAGGCCCAAGCCGATATAGAGAAGGACTGGGAGTACATCCTCGACCGCTGCAAAGAAACCTGGGAACCTCAGGATTAG
- a CDS encoding isocitrate lyase/PEP mutase family protein has translation MKKSTLLRKRLKESRAILAPGVYDSLSARICEMVGFEALQHSGYGTAAATLGQPDIGLLTLSEMTSQVRAIARAVNIPVVGDSDNGFGNAINAYRTVQEYIAAGAAGLFMEDQVAPKRCGHMEGKQVISYEEMEGKLRAAMDAKKDLDPDFVIIYRTDAIAVNGYQDALTRAKRAADFGVDMVFVEALETRDQIEKTAVELRGIPLMLNLIEGGKTPLIPIEEAEEMGYKWVVPALSTLYSAAKGMFDVMSEIKEKGVSDRYLDKLISFREFAEVVNLEYIRKMEEEYLPKSVIEEKYHGKEKIVG, from the coding sequence ATGAAAAAATCAACATTACTCAGAAAGAGGCTTAAGGAATCTCGGGCTATTTTAGCACCAGGGGTCTATGATTCGCTAAGTGCCAGAATATGTGAAATGGTTGGATTTGAAGCTCTTCAGCATTCGGGATACGGTACAGCTGCTGCGACATTGGGACAGCCTGACATTGGACTTCTCACTCTTTCCGAAATGACTTCTCAGGTCAGAGCCATAGCAAGAGCTGTCAATATTCCTGTGGTTGGTGATTCTGATAATGGTTTTGGAAATGCCATCAATGCCTATCGTACGGTACAGGAGTATATAGCAGCAGGGGCGGCAGGGCTTTTTATGGAGGATCAGGTTGCCCCAAAAAGATGTGGACACATGGAAGGCAAACAAGTGATCTCGTATGAAGAAATGGAGGGCAAGCTCCGGGCTGCCATGGATGCAAAAAAGGATCTTGATCCCGATTTTGTGATTATATACCGGACAGATGCCATTGCAGTTAATGGGTACCAAGATGCACTTACCAGAGCTAAGAGAGCCGCTGATTTTGGAGTGGATATGGTGTTTGTTGAAGCCCTGGAAACACGCGACCAGATCGAGAAAACGGCCGTAGAGCTTAGGGGCATTCCTCTAATGCTTAACCTCATAGAAGGAGGCAAAACACCCCTCATCCCAATAGAGGAAGCAGAGGAGATGGGGTATAAATGGGTTGTACCTGCTCTTTCTACCCTTTATTCAGCAGCAAAGGGTATGTTTGATGTGATGAGTGAAATCAAAGAAAAAGGAGTATCCGATCGATACCTTGATAAACTTATATCGTTTAGGGAATTTGCAGAAGTGGTTAACCTTGAGTACATCAGAAAAATGGAAGAAGAGTATCTTCCTAAAAGTGTAATTGAGGAAAAATACCACGGCAAAGAGAAGATAGTAGGATAA
- a CDS encoding isocitrate lyase/PEP mutase family protein: MRKLLSRKEILVVPGVHDGLTARIVEIEGFNALYMTGYGTSASMLGKPDVGLLTLTEMAARASRLVDAVDIPVIADADTGYGNAVNVTRTVREYEKAGVACLQLEDQVAPKKCGHMLGREIISIEEMTGKIKAACDARQDDELLIMARTDARTSFGIKEAIERGKAYEEAGADIIFIESPETEEEMKQITSSFSVPVLANMVEHGRTPFLPVSALEEIGYDLVIFPVTSTYVIAKAVSEVMKVLKETGSTGNIVDKMIAFEEFNKLIGLPAICEIEKRYSTEGK, encoded by the coding sequence TTGAGGAAACTTCTTTCCAGAAAAGAAATATTAGTAGTTCCTGGTGTACATGATGGACTAACTGCCAGGATAGTTGAAATAGAGGGTTTTAATGCTCTCTATATGACGGGTTACGGAACTTCTGCGAGCATGTTGGGCAAACCTGATGTGGGATTACTTACCTTAACCGAGATGGCGGCAAGGGCATCTCGACTTGTAGATGCTGTGGATATCCCAGTCATAGCAGATGCGGATACAGGTTATGGCAATGCCGTGAATGTGACCAGAACTGTAAGGGAATATGAAAAAGCTGGTGTTGCATGCCTGCAGTTGGAAGACCAGGTAGCACCCAAGAAGTGTGGTCATATGCTGGGTAGGGAGATAATATCAATTGAAGAGATGACAGGAAAGATAAAAGCAGCCTGTGACGCCAGACAGGATGATGAGCTTTTGATTATGGCTCGAACTGATGCCAGAACCAGTTTTGGCATCAAAGAAGCGATAGAAAGAGGCAAAGCCTACGAAGAAGCTGGCGCAGATATTATTTTTATTGAATCTCCTGAAACAGAAGAGGAAATGAAACAAATTACTTCCAGTTTTTCTGTTCCTGTTCTCGCTAATATGGTGGAACATGGCCGTACCCCATTTCTTCCAGTATCTGCGCTCGAAGAAATAGGTTATGATCTGGTAATTTTCCCTGTGACCTCTACCTATGTCATAGCAAAGGCAGTGTCAGAAGTAATGAAAGTCCTTAAAGAAACGGGGTCTACGGGAAATATAGTAGATAAGATGATAGCCTTTGAAGAGTTCAACAAACTTATCGGATTACCTGCTATTTGTGAAATAGAGAAACGATACTCCACCGAAGGGAAATAG